From the Chloroflexus aurantiacus J-10-fl genome, one window contains:
- a CDS encoding GAF domain-containing protein yields MTHWLDSPNLSTGTPGITSPIATILALSKTVLSSLDLADVLRRVLIATRELTGADVVSIWLLDERGEWLTSAATLGLEERKEQDRNFRLRVGEGVAGWAVANRQVLQLIDPANDPRYIQQLDRHPAVILAIPLIVREHCFGALSLSRFELSAPFSQELIETISIFADQAAIAIDNANTAQALRRSTARERILAASVATDGAETRILQELATVLGTTPCLITSIANGAMFDHTGCPISESDFARWRREGALIVDLRLDGLPAWLVVDQSGHYWTQSDADLLAFAAVQIMYARQRAYEQRSHARAEALSHLVALTNARIDQVSVLDHILVELHRFINFDSACIFVVHDEEYVRLLAQRGLRNPFDQITLFAGAGSLINELRRLGTAIYEPDVQKLPNWQKVPDSDIIRSWIGVPLRVDQTTIGVLTIDKWTPNAFTAEDVATAQMFGEQVAVVINNVRLLREAQERARQFQVLQQFSVRIGTLDEIDRLLDEAAQLLHQSFGYYQVLIGVIEDDRLVIQSAAGHLRKDPQTFPPTPLNIGISGWVITHARPAIANDVARDERYISHPSLPATAAEMVVPILVDERVFGVIIIESAVKGIFSQGDLELVMAMAHLIGVTIANLRHDAELQRVRDQLVERDRLRALGELSSGVAHDFNNLLASILGHVQLLLAENHDPGLEEGLRAIELAALDGTATVRRLQGFAQSSRSTPNSAVNVNQIVEESLALTRPLWRDEAQSRGVVITIRTDLTPLPSIIGDAPALRELVINLILNALDAMPEGGTITLRTALAPPQRLGEAAVLLEVSDTGIGIDPSIQEQIFAPFFSTKGTRGTGMGLAIVRSVVQQHRGRIELESAPGAGACFRILLPVGTPPQSEVVQPKTPETPSLNILVIDDEEAVRNVLVRMLQRLGHQVDSAGSGESALSQFVAGRYDLVCTDLGMPGMSGWEVAAQVRRVDPAARVVLVTGWSEQIDPDEARGRGIDAILAKPFTIQQVRSLLASILLDRR; encoded by the coding sequence ATGACACACTGGCTCGATTCACCCAATCTATCTACCGGTACTCCCGGCATCACATCACCGATTGCGACGATCCTCGCGCTCAGCAAAACGGTGCTCTCGTCACTCGATCTGGCTGATGTCTTGCGGCGGGTGCTGATTGCTACCCGTGAATTGACCGGTGCCGATGTCGTGTCGATCTGGCTGCTTGATGAACGTGGTGAGTGGCTGACCAGTGCAGCTACGTTGGGGCTTGAAGAACGTAAGGAGCAAGATCGCAACTTTCGATTACGGGTTGGGGAAGGAGTCGCCGGTTGGGCGGTCGCCAATCGTCAGGTCTTGCAACTTATCGATCCAGCTAATGATCCGCGCTACATACAGCAACTTGATCGCCACCCCGCAGTGATTCTCGCCATTCCGCTGATTGTCCGTGAACACTGTTTCGGTGCACTGAGCCTGTCCCGGTTTGAGCTGTCGGCACCATTCAGCCAGGAACTTATTGAAACTATCTCGATCTTTGCCGATCAGGCAGCGATTGCTATCGACAACGCCAACACGGCCCAGGCTTTGCGACGGTCTACTGCCCGCGAGCGAATTCTGGCAGCCAGTGTGGCAACCGATGGTGCAGAAACCAGGATATTACAGGAGCTGGCAACCGTACTCGGTACCACACCGTGCCTGATCACGAGTATCGCAAACGGCGCAATGTTTGATCATACCGGCTGTCCGATTTCTGAAAGTGATTTTGCCCGTTGGCGACGTGAGGGGGCATTGATCGTTGATTTACGCCTCGATGGCCTGCCGGCCTGGCTGGTGGTCGATCAATCGGGGCATTACTGGACACAGAGTGATGCCGATCTGCTGGCGTTTGCTGCCGTCCAGATCATGTACGCCCGCCAGCGGGCATACGAACAACGCTCGCATGCCCGTGCTGAAGCTCTGAGTCATCTGGTGGCGTTGACTAATGCGCGTATCGACCAGGTGAGCGTTCTCGATCACATTCTGGTAGAACTACACCGCTTTATCAATTTTGACTCGGCCTGTATCTTTGTCGTCCACGACGAAGAGTATGTTCGTCTGCTCGCACAACGCGGTCTGCGCAACCCCTTCGATCAGATAACCCTCTTTGCCGGTGCGGGGTCGCTGATCAACGAATTGCGGCGTTTGGGTACAGCTATCTATGAGCCTGATGTTCAAAAGCTCCCGAACTGGCAAAAAGTTCCTGATAGCGACATTATTCGTTCGTGGATCGGGGTACCGCTGCGGGTTGATCAGACGACGATTGGTGTCCTGACCATTGACAAGTGGACACCCAATGCTTTTACAGCAGAAGATGTGGCGACAGCGCAGATGTTTGGCGAGCAGGTGGCAGTTGTGATCAACAATGTACGCCTGCTCCGCGAAGCCCAGGAACGGGCGCGTCAGTTTCAGGTACTGCAACAGTTCAGTGTGCGCATTGGTACGCTCGATGAGATTGATCGTCTGCTCGATGAAGCTGCGCAACTCCTTCACCAGTCGTTCGGTTATTATCAGGTCTTAATCGGCGTCATCGAAGATGATCGACTGGTAATACAGTCGGCAGCAGGTCATCTCCGCAAAGACCCCCAAACCTTTCCACCCACCCCACTCAACATCGGCATCAGCGGTTGGGTGATCACCCACGCCAGACCGGCTATTGCGAATGATGTAGCCCGCGATGAGCGGTACATCAGTCATCCCAGCTTACCGGCGACTGCTGCCGAGATGGTTGTCCCTATTCTGGTTGATGAGCGTGTGTTCGGCGTGATTATCATTGAAAGCGCAGTCAAAGGTATCTTCAGTCAAGGTGATCTGGAGCTGGTGATGGCAATGGCTCATCTGATAGGCGTAACCATTGCCAATTTGCGTCACGATGCCGAATTGCAGCGGGTACGCGATCAGTTGGTCGAGCGGGATCGATTGCGTGCCCTTGGTGAACTATCGAGTGGTGTCGCCCATGACTTTAACAACCTGTTGGCAAGCATCCTGGGTCATGTACAGTTATTGCTGGCTGAAAACCACGATCCCGGACTTGAAGAAGGGTTACGGGCGATAGAGCTGGCTGCCCTCGATGGCACTGCAACGGTCAGACGATTGCAAGGCTTTGCGCAAAGCAGTCGTTCGACACCGAATAGTGCGGTGAATGTGAATCAGATCGTTGAAGAGAGTTTAGCCCTTACCAGACCGCTTTGGCGCGATGAGGCCCAGAGTCGTGGGGTTGTGATTACCATCCGCACCGATCTGACACCATTGCCATCAATCATCGGCGATGCACCAGCCCTGCGTGAACTGGTTATCAATCTCATCCTCAACGCTCTTGACGCAATGCCGGAAGGTGGCACAATTACCCTCCGCACCGCTCTCGCCCCACCCCAACGTCTCGGCGAGGCAGCCGTGCTACTAGAAGTCAGTGATACAGGGATTGGGATTGATCCGTCCATTCAAGAACAAATCTTTGCGCCCTTCTTCTCGACCAAGGGGACACGTGGTACCGGGATGGGGCTGGCAATTGTCCGCAGTGTCGTGCAGCAACATCGAGGGCGGATTGAGCTTGAGAGTGCACCTGGCGCAGGGGCATGCTTTCGTATCTTGCTGCCAGTTGGCACACCTCCCCAAAGTGAGGTAGTACAACCAAAAACGCCTGAAACACCATCTCTCAACATCCTGGTTATCGATGATGAGGAAGCCGTGCGTAACGTATTAGTGCGCATGCTGCAACGCCTCGGTCATCAGGTAGACAGTGCAGGCTCAGGTGAGTCTGCTCTCAGCCAATTCGTAGCCGGTCGGTATGACCTGGTATGTACCGATCTCGGTATGCCGGGTATGTCGGGCTGGGAAGTAGCCGCGCAGGTGCGTCGAGTTGATCCGGCAGCCCGTGTGGTCCTGGTTACCGGTTGGAGCGAACAGATTGATCCTGACGAGGCTCGTGGACGGGGAATTGATGCGATACTGGCGAAACCGTTTACCATTCAACAAGTCCGGTCCCTACTCGCCAGCATACTGTTGGATAGACGGTGA